CTTGCGCTCCTTTCCTACATCCGGGCTTCGCTTGCCGCGAGCAGGTTCACTTCGGTCGTATTCTATTCACTCAGCTGCCTTTCTCTCGCGCTCGGGATCTTTTCGAAGGAAAACGCGGTGCTCGCCGTGCCTCTCATAATCCTCTATGACTTTTTCTTCATCTCGAGATCCAACCGTCCGCTCTTCATGAAGAAACTCTTCCTGATGGCCTGCATCGGGTTGGTCGTGATCGGCCTCGCATCGTATTTTCTGAGGTTCCATGTCAGGTTCCTCGAGATAGGGAGGCTCCTCCTGGACTCCAATAAGCCGCTTGCCGAGGCTGGATGGACCGCGGTAGACGTCTACTGGTCGCCGCTCCAGCATATCCTCACGGAGTTCAGGGTCATCTCCCGTTATCTCCTTATCCTCTTCGTGCCTCTCCCGCAATTCCTCGTCTTCGACTGGTGGGGGTTCCCTGTTTCGAGTGGAATCATAGTACCTTTGACGACCCTCTTTTCCCTTCTCCTCCTCGTCGGGCTCCTGACGTTTTCACTCTGGGGTGTGAAGCGCCTCCCCTTCATCTCTTTCGGCATCCTCTGGTATCTCATCGCGATATCTCTCGAAAGCTTCCTCGCGATAGGATCGGACCTTTACTTCGAGCACAGGAACTATCTTCCCGTGGCGGGGCTTCTTATCGGCATCATCGGCCAGGTGCTGCTTTCGATGAAAAGCAGGATTCATGGGAGAGGGACGTGGGCGGTCGCGATAATCCTCAGCATCATCCTGGGGGGCTTGACGATAAAGAGGAACATGGTATGGGAGGATGCCGTGACGCTCTGGGACGACACGCTGAAGAAGAGTCCCTCGAATGTCAGGGCGATGGTTGCCCTGGGGAACGCCTACATGAAATTGTCGGACCTCGACGATGCGGCAAAATATTACGAGGAAGCGGCAACGGTAAGCTATCGCGACAGAAACGTGCACTTCTTTAACGATTCCGCTTACAGCCTCGGTATGCTCTACCTCTTCAGGGGCGACCTGAAACATGCAAGAGCGGTTATTGAAAGGCTCACAAAGAACGTCGAAACAAATAGGACGCAGATCCTCGCAGGATTTTATAAAGCGCTGAACGATGATACGGAAGGCGCCCTCAGGGATTATCGCGAGGTCGTTGGAAAGACGAAGGGCATCGACAAGGTCGTCGTCTATACCCTGATGGGTGACGCCTATCGTATGAGGGGGCAGTGGGACGAGGCGATCAAGAGTTATCAAAAGGCGTTATCCGTTGACCCGAGTTTCTCCGCGGCATACTACGGGGCGGGAGCTTCGTACATGGGCAAGAGGGATCTGTCTCAGGCTGAGGAATACTTCCATAAGGCCCTTTTCCTCGACCCCTATAATGTCCTCGCGCTTTCGGACATGGCAGACCTTCTCCTCATAAAGAAGGCAAACCCCGGGGAGGCCCTGAACTTAGCGGAGAAGGCGGTCGCGAAATCCCCGCCTTTCTACCAACCCTACCTCACGATGGGGAACGTGCTTATCGTCCTCGGCAGGGAACGGGAGGCCGATGATTTCTACAAAAAAGCTGAAGAGCGGGGCCTGGAAGATTATATGGTCCCCTTCAGCAAGGCGCGGGCGTACTACCTAAAAGGAGACAGGGAAAAGGTCCAGCAGTACCTGTCAGAGCTCCGGAGGTATAAACTGCCGGAAAAGATGCAGGCCCTCATGAACCGGCAGTAACGGTCTGATGGGTGAGGGGTATATCACTCCTTTTCGAGGCTCTTCAGATCGATGAACGGAACCGCTCCGGAATTTATCTTCGGCAGGTGACCGTCAGCAACTATCTCTTCTCACACCATTCCCGGGCGTTCTGGAACATCCTGAGCCAGGGTGATGCCTTGAGGTTCTTCTTCCAGTCTTCAGGCATCCATGGCCACTGCCATGTGAGGAACGTCCTCTCCGGATGGGGCATGATCGCGAGGTGTCTGCCGTCTGCCGAGCAGAGGGATGCGATCCCCTGAGGCGAACCGTTCGGATTGAAGGGGTACGATTCGGTAATCTCACCCGAATCATCAACGTACCTCACAGGCGCCATTCCCCTATCGAGTACATCGAGCATGATCTCTTTCTTTGGAAAATACGCCATTCCCTCTCCGTGGGCCACCCATATTCCGAGGGTCGAACCTTCCATCCCTTTGAGAAGGAGAGACGGGCTCGGCAGTATCTTTACGGCGCTGAACCGCGATTCGAACCGGCCCGATCGGTTATGGATAAACCTCGGCTGGAAGCTGTCGTCGATCCCCCGCCACGGTACCCAGCCGAGGAGGGCCATGAGTTGACAGCCGTTACAGACACCGAGACTGAATGTATCTTCCCTGCCGTAAAATTTCTGGAACTCTTCGTAGATATCCCTGTTAAAGCGTATGACTGCTGACCAGCCTTTCGCCGAGTCCATGACGTCGGCATAACTGAAACCGCCGACGAAAGCGACGCCCCTGAAATCATCGAGTCTGACCGCCTTCCTGAGGAAATCGGTCATCGTAACATCCCACACCTCGAAGCCGGCCATGAAGAAGGCCGAGGTCATCTCCCTGTCGCCGTTGCTCCCCTCTTCGCGGATAATCGCCACCTTAGGCTTATCAGTCCTCTTCATTGCTCCCTGCGAAGTCGCTTCAGGCACGAAAGAGAGAGCGAAAGGAGGGCACTTCCTGTCGAAATGATTATTTCGTTCTTCTTCAACGAAATCAGGGTTTCTCTGGAATCTATCGAGGCGGTAACTCGTCTCTTCCCAGATTCCTCTGAGAATCCTCATATCTTCGCTCATTATGGTCCGGTTGTTCACCTTAATCCGGATTTCCTTGTCCGTGATTGTTTCGCCGATAACCTGGAAAGGTATTCCTCTCTCCTCGAGGAGTTTCGTTACCGTCGATTCATGTTCGGACGAGTATTCGAGCACCACTCCGAGTTCCTCTGAAAAGAGTGTCGACAGGACATCCGTCCTCGACGGGAGATTCACGCTGATGCCGCAGTTCCCTGCAAAGGCCATTTCGAGCAGGGTTGTGATGAGGCCCCCGTCGCTTCTGTCATGGCCTGCTAAGATCAAGTCTTCAGAAATAAGCTCCTGTATCGCGCTGAAACTCTTCTTCAATAGTCCGGGATCATCGACATCAGGAGATTCATCTCCGACCTGGCCGTAGCAGTGCGCTAGGGCAGAGCCACCCAGGCGGTTCTTCCCGTTCCCGAAGTCGATGAAGAGGAGCTTGCTCCTTCCCGGCCGCTTCACATCGGGCGTTATGATTTTCGTAATGTCAGGACAAGTCGCGTAGGCTGAAATCACGAGGGTGCCCGGCGACTTGACGGTCTCTATCCTCCCGGCCGAATCTGTAACCCTTGCCGCCATCGAAAGACTATCCTTGCCGCCGTCGATTGCAATGCCTAATTCGACCATGATATCGCGCATCGCCACAGCGGCATCGTAAAGGTCTGCTCCCTCGCCCGGAAGTTTCGACGCCCACATCCAGTTCCCCGAGCATTTAATGTCCTCAACCGTATGTATCCTTGCCCAGACGATGTTCGTCATCGCCTCGCCGACGCTCATCCGAGCCATTGCGGCA
The Thermodesulfovibrionales bacterium genome window above contains:
- the purL gene encoding phosphoribosylformylglycinamidine synthase, whose protein sequence is IGMGGGAASSMIQGQNIAELDFNAVQRGDAEMEQKMNRVIRACVEMGEGNPIISIHDQGAGGNCNVVKEIIYPAGARIEVRKIQLGDNTLSVLEIWGAEYQEQNALLINPDRAEEFLDLCEREKVPCAFIGEITGDGSIVLHDDSDGTTPVNLPLDKILGDMPRKTFSFERVKRELRPLELPEELSVREALGRVLRLVSVGSKNFLVNKVDRSVTGLIARQQCSGPLHLTVSNVAAVAQSHFGLTGAVLSIGEQPIKGLISPAAMARMSVGEAMTNIVWARIHTVEDIKCSGNWMWASKLPGEGADLYDAAVAMRDIMVELGIAIDGGKDSLSMAARVTDSAGRIETVKSPGTLVISAYATCPDITKIITPDVKRPGRSKLLFIDFGNGKNRLGGSALAHCYGQVGDESPDVDDPGLLKKSFSAIQELISEDLILAGHDRSDGGLITTLLEMAFAGNCGISVNLPSRTDVLSTLFSEELGVVLEYSSEHESTVTKLLEERGIPFQVIGETITDKEIRIKVNNRTIMSEDMRILRGIWEETSYRLDRFQRNPDFVEEERNNHFDRKCPPFALSFVPEATSQGAMKRTDKPKVAIIREEGSNGDREMTSAFFMAGFEVWDVTMTDFLRKAVRLDDFRGVAFVGGFSYADVMDSAKGWSAVIRFNRDIYEEFQKFYGREDTFSLGVCNGCQLMALLGWVPWRGIDDSFQPRFIHNRSGRFESRFSAVKILPSPSLLLKGMEGSTLGIWVAHGEGMAYFPKKEIMLDVLDRGMAPVRYVDDSGEITESYPFNPNGSPQGIASLCSADGRHLAIMPHPERTFLTWQWPWMPEDWKKNLKASPWLRMFQNAREWCEKR
- a CDS encoding tetratricopeptide repeat protein, with the translated sequence MAKKKKKLLSEPQASRGKSITTSHLLALGFLAAAIVLAYLNSLNGTWAMDDIVANKPVGIKDFRDLMDFRKVTYFTFLLNQMIAPFSPVSFRVVNILIHVLNTALVYFLAYKTVLLYRGIGQRPGNSERERDYASGGFTDQAFAVALISGAIFALHPININAVAYIAQRMASLAALFVLLALLSYIRASLAASRFTSVVFYSLSCLSLALGIFSKENAVLAVPLIILYDFFFISRSNRPLFMKKLFLMACIGLVVIGLASYFLRFHVRFLEIGRLLLDSNKPLAEAGWTAVDVYWSPLQHILTEFRVISRYLLILFVPLPQFLVFDWWGFPVSSGIIVPLTTLFSLLLLVGLLTFSLWGVKRLPFISFGILWYLIAISLESFLAIGSDLYFEHRNYLPVAGLLIGIIGQVLLSMKSRIHGRGTWAVAIILSIILGGLTIKRNMVWEDAVTLWDDTLKKSPSNVRAMVALGNAYMKLSDLDDAAKYYEEAATVSYRDRNVHFFNDSAYSLGMLYLFRGDLKHARAVIERLTKNVETNRTQILAGFYKALNDDTEGALRDYREVVGKTKGIDKVVVYTLMGDAYRMRGQWDEAIKSYQKALSVDPSFSAAYYGAGASYMGKRDLSQAEEYFHKALFLDPYNVLALSDMADLLLIKKANPGEALNLAEKAVAKSPPFYQPYLTMGNVLIVLGREREADDFYKKAEERGLEDYMVPFSKARAYYLKGDREKVQQYLSELRRYKLPEKMQALMNRQ